One Nitrospirota bacterium genomic window carries:
- a CDS encoding HAMP domain-containing protein translates to SRTLTEQKAEENLRERYINIVKQIDAGIVEMEELRDTRTLQEELEKLLHVRPNIVMVDIFDLTSGTIVLTARKSIEGNQLVAEPDINKIEAVQRGEVLTSMERNGTNRYWNIMAPVRIRKDVSGLIRAKISTKEFDDLVIEERRQAFMITATAALAILIFLVWYLRRTVSKPIAILNGAMAQAEAGDLKSQVKSYSRDEIGMLTQQFNQMIARIRNFNDELAERVQQATEELNHKYNELISLNQRLSETQIQLAQSERLAAAGQVAAAIAHSIGTPLHSILGHLHRLKRDTSDAKREERLKIIHTQVERVVQIIQDLLDTVRKPVPNMLPVRINKLLDELLYLIAPGISLRGINVITSLDPLLPDIEGDVNQLQELFLNLLTNAMDAMPDGGELEVNTGISQNADSNNDSITITIRDSGRGVDEANLKKIFEPFFTTKERSRGTGLGLSICRDIAKTHHGEIYVSSQVGKGTSFTTILPVKRYEKT, encoded by the coding sequence TCAAGGACTCTCACTGAACAGAAGGCAGAAGAAAATCTCAGGGAAAGATACATAAACATTGTGAAGCAGATTGATGCAGGTATAGTTGAAATGGAGGAGCTTCGTGATACGCGTACACTGCAGGAAGAGCTGGAAAAACTCCTTCATGTAAGACCTAATATAGTAATGGTTGATATCTTTGATCTGACATCCGGTACAATAGTTCTTACCGCCAGAAAGAGCATAGAAGGGAATCAGCTTGTTGCTGAACCTGATATAAATAAAATTGAAGCGGTTCAACGTGGAGAAGTCCTCACCAGCATGGAGAGGAATGGAACTAACCGATACTGGAACATCATGGCGCCTGTTCGAATAAGGAAAGATGTATCGGGTCTGATAAGGGCTAAAATATCTACGAAAGAGTTTGACGACCTGGTAATTGAAGAGCGACGGCAGGCATTTATGATTACTGCAACAGCCGCCCTTGCAATCCTGATCTTTCTTGTATGGTACCTGCGGCGTACAGTGAGTAAGCCTATCGCAATATTAAATGGAGCAATGGCTCAAGCAGAGGCAGGAGACTTAAAAAGCCAGGTCAAGTCCTATTCACGGGATGAAATAGGTATGCTGACACAACAATTCAACCAAATGATAGCAAGGATCAGGAATTTTAATGATGAATTGGCAGAAAGAGTTCAACAGGCAACAGAAGAATTAAATCACAAATATAACGAACTTATCAGTCTGAACCAGCGTCTTTCTGAGACTCAAATCCAACTCGCACAGTCAGAGCGTCTTGCTGCTGCTGGACAGGTAGCCGCAGCCATAGCACACAGTATAGGAACACCGTTGCATTCTATACTGGGACATCTGCACCGATTAAAGCGGGATACCTCTGATGCCAAACGTGAAGAGAGGTTGAAGATCATCCATACACAGGTTGAAAGGGTAGTGCAGATCATTCAGGACCTGCTGGACACAGTAAGGAAACCTGTCCCCAATATGTTGCCTGTCCGGATTAACAAACTTCTGGATGAGTTGTTATATCTAATAGCACCCGGCATCTCACTCAGGGGAATAAATGTAATAACAAGTTTAGACCCGTTATTGCCTGATATTGAAGGTGATGTTAATCAGCTCCAGGAACTATTCCTTAATCTGCTTACCAATGCTATGGACGCTATGCCGGATGGAGGTGAGCTGGAGGTAAATACCGGTATCAGCCAAAACGCAGATAGCAACAATGACTCAATAACAATAACAATCAGGGATAGCGGGCGAGGAGTTGATGAGGCCAATCTGAAAAAGATCTTTGAACCGTTTTTTACCACCAAAGAGAGAAGCAGAGGGACAGGACTTGGCTTGAGTATTTGCAGGGATATTGCTAAAACCCATCATGGCGAGATTTATGTATCCAGCCAGGTTGGAAAAGGTACATCATTTACAACAATATTGCCGGTTAAACGTTATGAAAAGACCTGA